The nucleotide sequence ACAAATAAATATAGTTATTATGAATCATTATGAAACTGTTTTCATTTTGAATCCCGTTTTATCTGAAACTCAGGTAAAGGAAACAGTACAGAAATTCGAAGATTTTCTTGCTTCAAAAGGGGCTAAAATGATCTCTAAAGAAGATTGGGGCTTAAAAAAATTAGCTTACGAAATTCAAAACAAAAAAAGTGGTTTTTACCATTTGTTCGAGTACACTGTACCAGGTGATGCAATCATTGGTTTAGAAACAGAATTCCGTCGCGATGAGCGCGTTATGCGTTTCTTAACAGTAGCATTAGACAAACATGCTATTTCTTGGGCAGAAAGAAGAAGAGAAAAATTAAAAACTAAAAAAGCGTAATTATCATGTCAAACATTGAGCAATCTGCAAAAGGTAAAAAAGACGGAGATATCAGATATTTAACGCCTTTAAACATTGAAACTAACAAGACTAAAAAATATTGTCGTTTCAAAAAATCTGGAATCAAATACATCGATTATAAAGATGCTGATTTCTTATTAAAATTCGTTAACGAGCAAGGTAAAATTTTACCACGTCGTTTAACAGGAACTTCTTTAAAATACCAAAGAAAAGTATCTGTAGCTGTAAAACGTGCACGTCATTTAGCTTTAATGCCTTACGTTGCAGATTTATTAAAATAATAACAAATTAAAGTTGTTGCCTCGCTACTGGCGGGCTAACTTCTTATTAAAAAGGACAACAACATGGAAATTATCTTAAAACAAGATGTTCAAAAATTAGGATTTAAAGACGATGTAGTAACTGTAAAACCAGGATACGGTCGTAACTATTTAATTCCTCAAGGTTTCGCTGTTTTAGCTACACCTTCTGCAAAAAAAGTTTTAGCAGAGAATTTAAAACAAAGAGCTCACAAAGAAGCTAAATTAATTGCTGATGCTAACACAATTGCAGAAGCATTAAAAGCTTTAGAGATCAAGATTGCTGTTAAAGCGGGTGGCGAAAAATTATTTGGTTCTGTTACCAATGCTGATATTGCTGCTGCTTTAGAATCTAACGGTCAATCAATCGACAAAAAATTCATCACTTCAGGTACAATCAAACGTTTAGGTAAATATGCTGCAAACGTACGTTTACACCGCGATGTAATTGTTGAATTACCATACGAAGTTGTTGCTGCTGAGTAATTAGTTGCAAAACAATATTCTAAAAACCTTCTTTTTACAAGAAGGTTTTTTTTATTAAATTTATCGAATGAATTTTACAGATTTAAATCAGAAACTTACTGGTAATTCAAGCCAAATTTTTATTACAACCTATCAATCTCCGTTAGGATTGATGTTTTTGGGTGCTACAGAAAACGGAATTTGTCTGACAGAATTTTATGATCGAATTCATTTAGAAAAAACACTTTTAAAATTAGCCGATAACTTAAAGGCACATTTTGTTGAAGAAGAAAATCAACATTTAAA is from Flavobacterium dauae and encodes:
- the rpsF gene encoding 30S ribosomal protein S6, with amino-acid sequence MNHYETVFILNPVLSETQVKETVQKFEDFLASKGAKMISKEDWGLKKLAYEIQNKKSGFYHLFEYTVPGDAIIGLETEFRRDERVMRFLTVALDKHAISWAERRREKLKTKKA
- the rpsR gene encoding 30S ribosomal protein S18; this translates as MSNIEQSAKGKKDGDIRYLTPLNIETNKTKKYCRFKKSGIKYIDYKDADFLLKFVNEQGKILPRRLTGTSLKYQRKVSVAVKRARHLALMPYVADLLK
- the rplI gene encoding 50S ribosomal protein L9; this encodes MEIILKQDVQKLGFKDDVVTVKPGYGRNYLIPQGFAVLATPSAKKVLAENLKQRAHKEAKLIADANTIAEALKALEIKIAVKAGGEKLFGSVTNADIAAALESNGQSIDKKFITSGTIKRLGKYAANVRLHRDVIVELPYEVVAAE